One region of Corynebacterium capitovis DSM 44611 genomic DNA includes:
- the frr gene encoding ribosome recycling factor produces the protein MIDDVLLDAEERMSNSVDHTRDELVTIRTGRANPAMFNGVIAEFYGAPTPITQMATISVPEPRMLLVKPYDMSTLREIENAIRNSDLGVNPTDDGQVIRVTIPQLTEERRRDLVKQAKQKGEEGKIAIRNVRRQGMESLKKIQKNGDAGEDEVTTAEKALDKTTAQYVAQVDELVSRKEAELMEV, from the coding sequence ATGATCGATGACGTACTTTTGGACGCCGAGGAGCGCATGAGCAACTCCGTCGACCACACCCGCGACGAGCTGGTGACTATCCGCACGGGCCGGGCCAATCCCGCCATGTTCAACGGCGTGATCGCAGAGTTCTACGGAGCGCCCACGCCGATCACCCAGATGGCCACAATTTCCGTACCGGAACCGCGCATGCTCCTGGTCAAGCCTTACGACATGTCGACGCTGAGGGAGATTGAGAACGCAATCCGGAACTCGGATCTGGGCGTCAACCCCACGGACGACGGTCAGGTCATCCGCGTGACTATCCCGCAGCTCACGGAAGAGCGCCGTCGCGATTTGGTGAAACAGGCGAAGCAAAAAGGTGAAGAGGGCAAGATCGCCATTCGCAACGTGCGCCGCCAGGGGATGGAGTCCCTGAAGAAGATCCAGAAGAACGGCGACGCGGGAGAAGACGAAGTCACCACAGCGGAAAAGGCACTGGATAAGACAACGGCCCAGTACGTCGCCCAGGTAGACGAGCTCGTTTCGCGCAAAGAAGCGGAATTGATGGAGGTCTAA
- the ispG gene encoding flavodoxin-dependent (E)-4-hydroxy-3-methylbut-2-enyl-diphosphate synthase: MNQPIALGLPDGPPPTLAPRRKTRQLMVGGVGVGSEHPISVQSMTTTKTHDINSTLQQIAQLTTAGCDIVRVACPKTVDAEALPAIAAKSPIPVIADIHFQPKYIFAAIEAGCAAVRVNPGNIKEFDGRVKEVAKAASDAGIPIRIGVNGGSLDKRLLEKYGKATPEALVESAVYEAGLFEEHGFGDIAISVKHSDPVLMVEAYRQLAEVTDYPLHLGVTEAGPKFMGTIKSSVAFGALLSQGIGDTIRVSLSADPVEEIKVGDQILQSLNLRPRKLEIVSCPSCGRAQVDVYKLAEEVTAGLEGMEFPLRVAVMGCVVNGPGEARDADLGVASGNGKGQIFVKGEVVDTVPESKIVETLIAHALRIAEEEGLEEIAGAKADVKVTI; encoded by the coding sequence ATGAACCAGCCGATCGCTCTCGGGCTCCCCGACGGCCCGCCGCCCACACTCGCGCCCCGGCGCAAGACCCGCCAGTTGATGGTCGGGGGAGTGGGCGTTGGCTCGGAACACCCGATCTCGGTCCAGTCGATGACGACGACCAAGACCCACGACATCAACTCGACGCTGCAGCAGATCGCGCAGTTGACAACGGCGGGATGTGACATCGTCCGAGTGGCATGCCCGAAGACGGTCGATGCCGAAGCGCTGCCCGCCATCGCGGCGAAGTCCCCGATCCCGGTGATCGCGGATATCCACTTTCAGCCGAAGTACATCTTCGCCGCGATCGAAGCTGGGTGCGCTGCCGTGCGCGTGAATCCCGGCAACATTAAAGAGTTCGACGGCCGCGTCAAAGAGGTGGCCAAGGCTGCCAGTGACGCCGGCATCCCGATCCGCATTGGCGTCAATGGCGGATCGCTGGACAAGCGATTGTTGGAGAAGTACGGGAAGGCGACCCCAGAGGCGCTGGTGGAATCCGCGGTCTACGAGGCCGGCCTGTTCGAGGAGCACGGTTTCGGCGACATCGCAATTTCCGTTAAGCACTCGGACCCCGTGCTCATGGTCGAAGCGTACCGGCAGCTCGCCGAGGTAACGGACTACCCGCTGCACCTCGGCGTGACCGAGGCCGGGCCGAAGTTCATGGGCACGATTAAGTCTTCGGTCGCCTTCGGGGCGCTGCTGTCGCAGGGCATCGGCGACACCATTCGGGTTTCCCTGTCGGCGGACCCCGTTGAAGAGATCAAGGTCGGCGACCAAATCCTGCAGTCGCTGAACTTGCGGCCCCGCAAGCTCGAGATCGTGTCGTGCCCCTCCTGTGGACGTGCTCAGGTGGACGTGTACAAGCTGGCGGAGGAAGTGACGGCTGGCTTGGAAGGCATGGAGTTCCCCCTGCGCGTCGCCGTGATGGGTTGCGTCGTCAACGGCCCCGGTGAAGCGCGTGACGCGGACCTGGGAGTCGCATCCGGTAACGGCAAGGGACAGATCTTTGTCAAGGGTGAGGTGGTCGACACCGTGCCCGAGTCGAAGATCGTCGAAACGCTGATTGCTCACGCGCTGCGCATCGCCGAGGAGGAGGGCTTGGAGGAAATCGCGGGGGCGAAAGCTGACGTCAAAGTGACGATTTAG
- the dxr gene encoding 1-deoxy-D-xylulose-5-phosphate reductoisomerase, which translates to MRNVLILGSTGSIGTQALDVVAANPGSFRVVGIAAGGSDPAAVVKQARVLGLGPGQVSVSRKAAAAQVSDALGGSVLRDPVDLVRAQPADTVLNALVGSLGLASTLAVLETGATLALANKESLVAGGRLVTQRAAEGQIVPVDSEHSAIAQCLRSGARGEVARLVLTASGGPFRGRRREDLWDVTPEQAAAHPTWSMGQMNTLNSATLVNKGLELIEAVLLFDVAPSLIDVTVHPQSIVHSMVTFSDGATIAQASPPSMALPIAHALAWPHRVSGAQPALDFSQCFDWHFEPLDDKAFPAVTLARAAAETGGLAPAVYNAANEEAAAAFIANGLAFPRIVDAVFEVLAKVGTSAHPESFEQVVAVEDEARSEARRLVRKWGR; encoded by the coding sequence GTGAGAAACGTACTGATTCTGGGGTCGACGGGTTCGATAGGCACCCAGGCCCTCGATGTCGTTGCGGCCAACCCCGGTTCATTCCGGGTTGTAGGCATCGCCGCCGGTGGCAGTGACCCAGCCGCCGTCGTAAAGCAGGCGCGTGTCCTTGGGCTTGGCCCGGGGCAAGTGTCCGTCTCCCGCAAGGCTGCGGCGGCCCAGGTATCCGATGCACTCGGCGGATCGGTTCTGCGTGATCCTGTGGACCTGGTGCGAGCCCAACCGGCAGACACGGTGCTCAACGCGCTTGTTGGCTCGCTTGGTTTGGCCTCAACGTTGGCCGTGCTAGAGACGGGTGCGACGCTGGCCCTGGCCAACAAGGAATCGCTAGTGGCGGGCGGGCGCCTGGTAACGCAGCGGGCCGCGGAGGGCCAAATTGTCCCGGTGGACTCGGAGCATTCCGCAATCGCTCAATGTCTTCGCTCCGGTGCGCGCGGTGAGGTGGCCCGCCTCGTGTTGACTGCTTCCGGTGGGCCTTTCCGAGGCCGTCGCCGCGAGGATCTATGGGACGTGACGCCCGAGCAAGCCGCGGCCCACCCCACGTGGTCGATGGGGCAGATGAACACGCTCAACTCAGCCACGCTGGTCAACAAAGGTCTGGAGCTCATCGAGGCCGTCCTGCTGTTCGACGTTGCACCCTCGCTTATCGACGTCACCGTGCACCCCCAGTCCATCGTTCATTCGATGGTGACATTTTCCGACGGGGCGACGATCGCCCAGGCCTCGCCGCCTTCCATGGCTCTCCCTATCGCACACGCGCTTGCGTGGCCCCACCGAGTGAGCGGCGCACAGCCTGCCCTCGATTTTTCGCAGTGCTTCGACTGGCATTTTGAGCCGCTAGACGACAAGGCGTTCCCCGCAGTCACGCTGGCCCGCGCTGCCGCAGAGACCGGGGGGCTCGCCCCGGCCGTCTATAACGCGGCCAACGAGGAGGCCGCCGCGGCCTTTATCGCTAACGGCCTTGCGTTCCCGCGCATTGTTGATGCGGTTTTCGAGGTGCTGGCTAAGGTCGGGACCTCGGCCCACCCCGAGTCGTTCGAGCAGGTCGTCGCCGTAGAAGACGAAGCTCGGTCAGAGGCCCGACGCCTGGTCAGAAAGTGGGGACGCTAG
- a CDS encoding M50 family metallopeptidase, whose product MAAVGVLLFALGIAATIALHEAGHMIAARSCGMHVRRFFVGFGPPIWQLRRGGTTYGVAALPFGGFCDIAGMTPQDPLTAEERPRAMYRKPWWQRVIVMVAGVVVNLFLGFMIIYCTAATAAVPNPYADFTPTVGKVSCTSDQVDHDTLSPCEGTGPAGKAGIMSGDRILAVDGHPVRAFTEIRAYVQERPGATIALKVERDGAEIDVPVVVDTVVRLDPSGQRYEAGAIGVSSRPVADATKRFGPLEAVPASLRLSAQMLGSTVEGIASFPAKIPGVVASVFGAQRDEAGPVSVIGASRAGGELAERNMWVAFWMMLASLNFFLALFNLVPLPPLDGGHIAVIVYEKLRDGVRRARGLAPGGAVDYRRLMPLTYALAAALLIVGAIVMVADVVNPVRVFG is encoded by the coding sequence GTGGCGGCCGTGGGCGTCCTCCTGTTCGCGTTAGGCATCGCCGCGACTATTGCCCTGCACGAGGCCGGACACATGATTGCCGCTCGGTCCTGCGGGATGCATGTGCGCCGGTTCTTCGTCGGTTTCGGGCCCCCCATTTGGCAGTTGCGACGGGGAGGGACCACCTACGGCGTGGCTGCGCTGCCCTTTGGCGGGTTCTGCGATATCGCGGGCATGACCCCGCAGGATCCGCTCACTGCGGAGGAACGCCCGCGCGCGATGTACCGCAAACCGTGGTGGCAGCGCGTGATCGTCATGGTGGCCGGTGTGGTTGTCAATCTTTTCCTCGGTTTCATGATCATCTACTGCACGGCGGCGACAGCTGCGGTACCCAACCCCTACGCCGATTTCACCCCCACGGTCGGCAAGGTTTCGTGCACGTCGGATCAGGTCGATCACGACACGCTCTCGCCCTGCGAGGGGACCGGGCCCGCCGGTAAGGCCGGGATTATGTCGGGCGATCGCATTCTTGCTGTCGACGGGCACCCCGTCCGAGCGTTCACCGAGATCCGCGCGTACGTCCAGGAACGCCCCGGGGCCACGATTGCGTTAAAGGTGGAACGCGATGGGGCCGAGATCGATGTCCCCGTCGTCGTAGATACGGTCGTGCGCCTCGATCCCTCCGGGCAGCGCTACGAGGCGGGAGCGATCGGAGTCTCAAGTCGTCCCGTCGCTGACGCGACAAAGAGATTCGGCCCCCTCGAGGCAGTTCCTGCTTCCCTGCGCCTGTCCGCGCAGATGCTGGGGTCCACGGTCGAAGGCATCGCCTCGTTCCCCGCGAAGATTCCGGGTGTTGTCGCCTCCGTCTTTGGCGCTCAGCGAGATGAGGCGGGGCCGGTGAGCGTGATCGGGGCGTCGCGCGCAGGCGGAGAGTTGGCTGAGCGCAACATGTGGGTGGCGTTCTGGATGATGCTCGCATCCCTCAACTTCTTCCTCGCTTTGTTCAATCTGGTGCCTCTGCCCCCTCTCGATGGCGGACACATTGCTGTCATCGTGTACGAGAAGCTGCGCGATGGTGTCCGCCGCGCCCGGGGCCTCGCGCCGGGAGGTGCGGTGGACTATCGCAGGCTAATGCCACTGACCTACGCATTGGCGGCGGCGCTGCTCATCGTGGGCGCCATCGTGATGGTTGCAGACGTGGTTAACCCGGTCAGAGTGTTCGGGTAG
- a CDS encoding DUF2631 domain-containing protein yields MAQSAQGNKAPQVYNGVSEADVPSAKFGWSELTPGAIHIAGWISVLILVAYNFGNHRGHVETIWLVALAVLIALGLILFAVRPKLNQVRTVTAHNKPTGHQEPDWAYDQATLSGAYADLDERSLRALNIDPQRVSHLRG; encoded by the coding sequence GTGGCGCAATCGGCTCAGGGCAACAAGGCACCCCAGGTGTACAACGGGGTCTCGGAGGCTGACGTTCCCTCCGCCAAGTTCGGCTGGAGCGAGCTCACCCCGGGCGCAATCCACATCGCCGGGTGGATCTCAGTTCTTATCCTCGTGGCGTACAACTTCGGTAATCACCGTGGCCACGTGGAAACGATTTGGCTGGTTGCCCTTGCGGTCCTCATCGCCCTCGGCCTGATCCTTTTCGCCGTGCGCCCCAAGCTGAACCAGGTGCGCACCGTGACCGCCCACAACAAGCCGACGGGCCACCAAGAGCCGGACTGGGCCTACGACCAGGCCACTCTTTCCGGCGCTTACGCCGACCTTGATGAGCGTTCGCTGCGTGCGCTCAACATCGACCCCCAGCGCGTTTCCCACTTAAGGGGTTAA
- the rlmN gene encoding 23S rRNA (adenine(2503)-C(2))-methyltransferase RlmN produces MNDFPHIQLLAPKRGMPPRHFADLSVTERVEALGQLGLPKFRANQIARHYYGKFEANPLTMTDLPAAQRELVKDSIFPTLLSPVRAVETDEGDTTKTLWRLHDGILLESVLMRYPGRATLCISSQAGCGMACPFCATGQGGLDRNLSTAEIVDQVREAASTMEREGSRLSNVVFMGMGEPLANYNRVVSAVRQITNPAPDGFGISQRNVTVSTVGLAPQIRRLADEDLSCTLAVSLHTPDDEFRDELVPMNNRFPVADVLDAARYYADRTGRRVSIEYALIRDINDQDFRADMLGKKLHDALGSLVHVNLIPLNPTPGSKWDASPRARQDEFVRRVRAQGVTCTVRDTKGQEIAAACGQLAADEREGA; encoded by the coding sequence ATGAACGATTTTCCCCACATCCAGCTGCTTGCGCCGAAGCGCGGTATGCCGCCGCGGCACTTTGCTGACCTATCCGTTACCGAACGCGTTGAGGCGTTGGGCCAGCTAGGCTTGCCCAAGTTTCGCGCCAACCAAATCGCGCGACACTACTACGGCAAGTTCGAAGCCAACCCGCTCACGATGACCGACCTGCCCGCCGCTCAGCGCGAGCTGGTGAAAGACTCGATTTTCCCCACGCTGCTTTCTCCCGTGCGCGCGGTAGAGACCGACGAGGGCGATACCACGAAGACGCTGTGGCGTCTCCACGACGGCATCTTGCTTGAGTCCGTCCTCATGCGTTACCCGGGTCGGGCAACCTTGTGTATTTCCTCTCAGGCGGGGTGCGGTATGGCGTGCCCGTTCTGCGCGACCGGGCAGGGCGGGCTAGACCGAAACCTTTCGACGGCAGAGATCGTTGACCAAGTTCGGGAAGCGGCGTCGACGATGGAGCGCGAGGGTTCCCGTCTCAGCAACGTGGTGTTTATGGGGATGGGGGAGCCGCTGGCGAACTACAACCGCGTCGTCTCGGCAGTTCGCCAGATTACAAACCCGGCGCCGGACGGGTTTGGGATCTCCCAACGCAACGTGACTGTCTCGACGGTCGGGCTCGCTCCCCAGATCCGCAGGCTCGCGGATGAGGACCTCTCGTGTACCCTCGCCGTGTCCCTGCACACTCCGGACGACGAGTTTCGCGACGAGCTTGTCCCTATGAATAACCGCTTCCCCGTGGCCGACGTGTTGGACGCGGCGCGCTACTACGCCGATCGAACCGGTCGGCGAGTGTCCATTGAGTATGCCTTGATCCGGGACATCAACGATCAGGATTTCCGCGCCGACATGCTGGGCAAGAAGCTTCACGACGCCCTGGGGTCCCTCGTTCACGTCAACTTGATTCCCTTGAATCCGACCCCTGGGTCGAAGTGGGACGCGTCGCCGCGTGCTCGCCAGGATGAGTTTGTGCGCCGTGTCCGGGCACAAGGAGTCACGTGCACCGTGCGTGATACAAAAGGGCAAGAAATTGCCGCCGCCTGCGGTCAGCTGGCGGCGGACGAGCGAGAGGGCGCTTAA
- a CDS encoding phosphatidate cytidylyltransferase has product MTTFPKPRNKAGRNLPQAIATGVTLGALVLLAAWVGPRAWYPLVAAAVALAMWEVLTRLREAGYRQPRTLLIILGQAMLWASSRFGVTGLVSGFSLSVLFLMFNRLFHNGRHEKPENYLRDTAVGIFVLSWIPLFGSFAAMISLVDGDRDSGLFILTFALGVVASDIGGYVSGVMFGSHPMAPAVSPNKSWEGFAGSVLLGVTAEVVVVVFLLDGPWWWGVLLGVALVVCATMGDLVESQFKRELGIKDMSGLLPGHGGLMDRLDGLLPAAASTWLVLTVITVVSDL; this is encoded by the coding sequence GTGACAACCTTTCCCAAGCCTCGGAACAAGGCGGGGCGAAACCTCCCCCAAGCAATCGCGACGGGTGTGACGCTCGGCGCGCTGGTGCTTCTCGCCGCCTGGGTGGGTCCCCGCGCCTGGTATCCGCTTGTGGCGGCCGCGGTGGCGTTGGCGATGTGGGAGGTGCTCACCCGCTTGCGTGAGGCCGGGTATCGGCAACCCCGCACCCTGCTCATCATTCTCGGGCAGGCTATGTTATGGGCCTCGTCCCGGTTCGGGGTCACGGGTTTGGTGTCGGGGTTTTCCCTCAGCGTGCTCTTCCTCATGTTTAACCGGCTGTTTCACAACGGCCGGCACGAGAAACCGGAAAACTACCTGCGGGACACCGCCGTGGGCATCTTTGTCCTCTCGTGGATCCCGCTTTTCGGTTCTTTCGCCGCCATGATCTCTCTTGTCGACGGCGACAGGGACAGCGGGTTGTTCATCCTCACCTTCGCTCTCGGGGTGGTCGCGTCTGACATCGGTGGGTACGTCAGCGGCGTCATGTTCGGCTCCCACCCGATGGCCCCCGCGGTCAGCCCGAACAAAAGCTGGGAAGGGTTCGCGGGGTCCGTTCTTCTGGGCGTGACTGCGGAGGTGGTCGTCGTCGTTTTTCTTCTCGACGGCCCCTGGTGGTGGGGGGTCCTTCTTGGGGTCGCGCTCGTTGTCTGTGCAACGATGGGCGACCTGGTGGAGAGCCAGTTCAAGCGGGAGCTCGGCATCAAGGACATGTCTGGGCTCCTGCCAGGTCACGGGGGTTTGATGGATCGCTTGGACGGGTTGCTCCCAGCCGCGGCATCGACGTGGCTCGTGCTGACGGTGATAACTGTTGTCTCGGATTTGTAG